A region from the Nonlabens sp. YIK11 genome encodes:
- a CDS encoding DUF6364 family protein produces MATKNLTIRLSDQLIEASKEYAKKQGKSLNEMIREFLETNVKKPDSYQTPMEKMMRIAEENAVYSDGYKFDREEANERL; encoded by the coding sequence ATGGCAACAAAGAATTTAACCATCAGGCTGTCTGACCAATTGATCGAGGCCAGTAAAGAGTATGCAAAAAAGCAGGGCAAGTCATTGAACGAAATGATTCGCGAGTTTTTGGAGACGAATGTTAAAAAGCCCGACTCCTATCAAACGCCTATGGAAAAAATGATGAGAATCGCTGAAGAAAATGCTGTTTACAGTGACGGTTATAAATTTGATAGAGAAGAAGCAAACGAAAGATTATAA
- a CDS encoding DUF6364 family protein: MATKNLTIRLSDQLIEANKKYAKKLGKSLNEMIREFLQRNVQNEDEKSWADEWIEFSEKNAKDIGYTWNREEANER; encoded by the coding sequence ATGGCAACAAAGAATTTAACCATTAGGCTGTCTGACCAATTGATTGAGGCAAACAAGAAATATGCTAAAAAACTAGGTAAATCATTGAACGAAATGATTAGGGAGTTTTTGCAGCGTAATGTTCAAAATGAGGATGAAAAAAGCTGGGCAGACGAATGGATTGAGTTTTCTGAAAAGAATGCTAAAGACATAGGTTACACTTGGAACAGGGAAGAGGCTAATGAAAGATAG
- a CDS encoding PIN domain-containing protein — protein sequence MKDRIFVDSNIFIYLLDSKNLQKQRKAGSFLKSIEEADVQISTQVVKEFCNVMINKFKLSETTVRDSLSLFSRMSIADTPISLIQKAIQLKYKYQLQFYDSIIVAAALETHCNILYSEDMQHSQSIEGLQIINPFQN from the coding sequence ATGAAAGATAGAATATTTGTAGACAGTAACATTTTTATCTATTTATTAGATTCTAAAAATCTTCAAAAGCAAAGAAAAGCGGGAAGCTTTTTAAAATCTATAGAAGAAGCGGACGTACAGATTTCTACTCAGGTGGTAAAAGAATTTTGTAACGTAATGATTAATAAATTCAAGTTGTCCGAAACTACGGTAAGAGATAGTCTCTCTTTGTTTAGTAGAATGTCCATTGCAGATACCCCAATTTCTCTAATTCAGAAGGCTATTCAACTGAAGTATAAATATCAGCTTCAGTTTTATGACAGTATAATTGTGGCAGCTGCATTGGAAACTCATTGCAATATACTCTACAGTGAAGACATGCAACACTCACAATCCATAGAAGGCCTTCAAATCATTAACCCATTCCAAAATTAA
- the ligA gene encoding NAD-dependent DNA ligase LigA: MDPKTQIESLRKELREHNYNYYVKDDPSITDFEFDKKLEQLKTLEASHPEFFDPSSPTVRVGGEVTKNFKTVKHINRMYSLDNSYSLEDLQDWETRLHKVVDGDIQYVCELKYDGASISLHYENGKFVQAITRGDGTQGDDVTTNVRTIKSVPLQLKGDDIPEKFEIRGEIVLPWDGFHKMNKDREEQGLELYRNPRNTASGSLKLQDSAVVATRPLECLLYQLAGDNLPFETQFQALEAARKWGFKVPPQSQLVDGIDGVLEFVNHWDTARKDLPYETDGVVIKVNKLQHQEELGFTAKAPRWAMAYKFSAEQVSTRLQEITYQVGRTGAITPVANLEPVEISGTTVKRASLHNADQIEKLDIRVGDEVFVEKGGEIIPKIIAVDLLKRPENSEPTVYATHCPECGTQLVRKEGEAQHYCPNDLSCPPQVKGRIQHFISRKAMDIDGIGSETVDQLVEAGLLHNYADLYDLKYEQIIPLERMAEKSATNMIEGIEASKEIPFERVLFALGIRYVGETVAKKLARHYKSMDQLVAMPEVSKTDEADLFSDAVDDSASEQQGDDEVHTERSRSVKAEKLQELSNIPEIGERIAESVVEFITDPASMAVVQRLRDAGLKFSLSEEELSSRSDALAGKSFVISGVFEMSRNDLKKMIEDNGGKVSSSLSSKTDYLIRGENMGPSKLEKSEKLNIKMISEQEFLAMV, encoded by the coding sequence ATGGATCCCAAAACCCAAATAGAATCCCTAAGAAAGGAACTGCGTGAGCATAACTACAACTATTATGTGAAGGACGATCCATCCATTACAGACTTTGAGTTTGATAAGAAATTGGAACAACTCAAAACTCTAGAGGCCAGCCATCCCGAATTTTTTGATCCATCGAGCCCAACGGTAAGAGTTGGTGGTGAGGTCACCAAGAATTTCAAGACCGTCAAACACATCAACCGAATGTATTCTCTGGACAATTCTTATAGTCTGGAAGATTTACAGGATTGGGAAACGCGTCTGCATAAGGTTGTAGATGGCGATATACAGTACGTTTGTGAGCTTAAATATGATGGTGCCAGTATTAGTTTGCACTATGAGAATGGCAAATTTGTCCAAGCTATTACTCGTGGTGACGGTACACAAGGCGATGACGTTACCACTAATGTACGTACGATCAAATCGGTACCGTTGCAATTGAAAGGCGATGATATTCCTGAAAAGTTTGAAATACGTGGAGAGATCGTGCTGCCATGGGATGGTTTTCACAAGATGAATAAAGATCGTGAGGAACAAGGACTGGAATTATACCGCAACCCACGTAACACCGCTAGCGGCAGCTTGAAATTACAAGATAGTGCTGTGGTCGCGACGCGACCTTTGGAGTGTTTGTTATATCAGTTGGCTGGTGATAACTTGCCTTTTGAAACTCAATTTCAAGCACTGGAAGCTGCCAGAAAATGGGGTTTTAAAGTGCCGCCACAATCTCAGTTGGTGGATGGCATAGACGGTGTATTGGAATTTGTAAATCATTGGGATACGGCCAGAAAGGACTTGCCATATGAAACAGATGGCGTGGTCATCAAGGTCAATAAATTGCAGCATCAGGAAGAACTAGGCTTCACGGCAAAAGCACCGCGCTGGGCGATGGCGTACAAGTTTAGTGCAGAACAGGTCTCGACCAGACTTCAAGAAATTACATATCAAGTTGGGCGTACCGGTGCTATCACGCCAGTGGCCAATCTAGAACCCGTAGAAATCTCAGGAACCACGGTCAAACGCGCGAGTCTTCACAATGCAGACCAAATAGAAAAACTGGATATACGAGTAGGTGATGAAGTATTTGTGGAAAAAGGTGGTGAAATCATTCCTAAGATTATTGCGGTAGATCTACTTAAAAGGCCAGAAAATTCAGAACCAACGGTTTATGCGACCCACTGCCCAGAATGTGGTACCCAACTGGTACGTAAAGAAGGTGAGGCACAGCACTATTGCCCTAACGATCTAAGCTGCCCGCCACAAGTCAAAGGTCGCATTCAACATTTTATATCTCGCAAAGCCATGGATATAGATGGCATAGGATCTGAAACGGTTGACCAGTTGGTAGAGGCTGGATTGCTACATAATTATGCCGATTTGTACGACCTGAAATACGAGCAAATCATCCCATTAGAGCGCATGGCAGAGAAGAGCGCGACCAACATGATTGAAGGTATCGAGGCCAGTAAAGAGATTCCTTTTGAGCGCGTGCTGTTTGCTTTGGGAATACGATATGTAGGCGAGACCGTTGCTAAAAAGTTAGCCAGACACTATAAATCCATGGACCAATTGGTAGCGATGCCAGAGGTTTCTAAAACCGATGAGGCAGATTTGTTTAGTGATGCTGTTGATGATTCCGCTAGCGAGCAGCAAGGCGACGATGAGGTTCACACTGAGCGCAGTCGAAGTGTGAAAGCGGAAAAACTTCAAGAACTGAGCAACATACCAGAGATAGGCGAGCGCATCGCAGAGTCTGTGGTAGAGTTTATTACAGATCCTGCGAGTATGGCAGTTGTTCAGCGGTTGCGGGATGCTGGGTTGAAATTCTCTCTAAGTGAAGAAGAACTATCCAGCAGGTCAGATGCGCTGGCAGGAAAAAGCTTTGTGATTTCTGGTGTTTTTGAAATGTCCAGAAATGATTTAAAAAAGATGATTGAAGACAATGGTGGTAAGGTAAGCAGCTCGCTATCCTCAAAAACTGATTACCTTATTCGTGGTGAAAATATGGGTCCTTCAAAACTGGAAAAATCCGAAAAGCTAAATATCAAGATGATTAGTGAGCAGGAGTTTCTCGCGATGGTGTGA
- a CDS encoding bifunctional metallophosphatase/5'-nucleotidase, whose translation MERRKFIQNTATASLIAGTGLWSNTALASGLFQTAAEDEDLKKITILHTNDTHSHIEPINGGRNDGRGGVARRAALINKVRKENPNTLLLDCGDIFQGTPYFNFYGGELEIKLMSMMGYDAATIGNHDFDNGIDGLYAQLPNADFDFVISNYDFSNTILDGKTKPYKVMVKDGVRIGLFGLGIQLEGLVSPLMYKETKYQDPLTVAQDMVIALREREHCDIVICMSHLGYQYEGSKISDVSLAQQTSGIDLIIGGHTHTFLEKPELVTNAVGETVMVNQVGCYGINVGRIDFYLHKGKLAGGSEVVYEV comes from the coding sequence ATGGAACGTAGAAAATTTATCCAAAACACCGCCACAGCAAGTTTGATCGCAGGTACTGGTCTATGGAGCAATACGGCGCTGGCTTCAGGGTTGTTTCAAACCGCTGCTGAAGATGAAGACCTCAAGAAAATCACCATCCTGCATACCAACGATACACACTCGCACATTGAGCCTATCAATGGCGGCAGAAACGATGGTCGTGGCGGCGTGGCGCGACGCGCGGCACTTATCAATAAGGTACGCAAGGAAAACCCGAATACCTTATTGTTGGATTGCGGTGATATTTTCCAGGGAACGCCTTATTTCAACTTTTATGGAGGTGAGCTGGAAATCAAACTGATGAGCATGATGGGCTACGACGCAGCCACCATCGGGAATCACGATTTTGATAACGGTATCGATGGATTATACGCCCAACTCCCTAATGCCGATTTTGATTTCGTCATTTCCAACTATGATTTTTCCAACACAATCCTAGACGGTAAGACCAAACCATATAAGGTGATGGTCAAGGATGGCGTACGCATAGGATTGTTTGGATTGGGAATCCAGTTGGAAGGTCTGGTATCGCCGCTCATGTATAAGGAAACCAAATATCAAGATCCATTAACCGTGGCGCAGGATATGGTTATCGCTTTACGCGAAAGGGAACACTGCGATATAGTCATCTGCATGTCGCATTTGGGATATCAATATGAAGGCAGCAAGATTAGCGATGTATCGCTGGCTCAACAAACTAGTGGTATCGATCTCATTATTGGTGGACACACGCATACCTTCTTAGAAAAACCTGAACTGGTTACTAATGCAGTTGGAGAGACCGTCATGGTCAATCAGGTAGGTTGTTACGGTATCAATGTAGGCCGCATAGATTTCTATTTGCACAAAGGAAAACTAGCTGGCGGTAGCGAGGTGGTTTATGAGGTGTAG
- a CDS encoding 5'-nucleotidase C-terminal domain-containing protein — translation MKISMTLGCRKGLMVFAFAKAILLTTSCKTENYTVQKLNASQTQIDSTIQSVARIETFIAPYKQSLDQQMSTPLSYNPADMTKTDTPLNTRIGNMMAAIARTQGAPIFKSRTGKEIDMVLLNHGGIRAGIPAGNVTTRTAFEVMPFENEMVVAELAPQQMKELVDYLVEKERAHPFDALKITTDDASVELSLAGQPITFDRNYYVLTNDYLMTGGDNMEFFTKAISSTKLDYKIRNAMIDYFTKTDTLGFKADDRFTKTN, via the coding sequence ATGAAAATTAGTATGACCCTAGGTTGTAGGAAAGGTTTAATGGTTTTCGCTTTCGCGAAAGCGATATTATTGACAACATCCTGCAAGACAGAAAACTACACCGTTCAAAAGCTTAACGCAAGTCAAACCCAAATTGACTCTACCATCCAAAGCGTAGCCCGTATAGAGACTTTTATCGCTCCCTACAAGCAAAGCCTGGACCAACAAATGAGTACGCCTTTAAGTTATAACCCGGCAGATATGACCAAAACCGATACGCCGCTCAACACGCGTATAGGAAACATGATGGCCGCGATCGCTCGCACCCAAGGCGCGCCTATATTCAAATCCAGAACCGGTAAGGAAATTGACATGGTACTGCTCAATCATGGTGGTATACGAGCTGGTATTCCCGCAGGAAATGTCACCACTAGAACCGCTTTTGAAGTGATGCCTTTTGAAAACGAAATGGTGGTCGCAGAGCTGGCTCCACAACAAATGAAAGAACTGGTTGACTATCTGGTAGAAAAGGAACGCGCACATCCTTTTGATGCGCTCAAAATCACGACAGATGATGCTAGTGTAGAGTTATCGCTTGCCGGACAGCCTATTACTTTTGATCGCAATTATTACGTTCTTACCAACGATTACCTCATGACTGGTGGCGATAACATGGAGTTTTTTACCAAAGCGATTTCCAGCACCAAATTAGATTACAAGATCAGGAACGCGATGATCGATTATTTTACCAAAACAGATACACTGGGCTTTAAAGCAGATGATCGATTTACCAAAACCAACTAA
- a CDS encoding DUF6913 domain-containing protein: protein MIFDVLKRRWLRKQQEKLSGQRRSSITSKPLSMVVLYDADAEKSTLFMEQWSRELGIQDYQMVGVTVDTKKQPVQDQLLVSMKSIQWAGGLADPALKELLDRHFDLQINLFEKRDDLKSYVAMALHSGITAGLASLPEDHYDLAIDVKPSQKELFIKELNKYLNIITK, encoded by the coding sequence ATGATTTTTGACGTTTTAAAGAGGCGATGGCTGCGCAAACAGCAGGAAAAATTATCTGGACAGCGCAGGAGCAGCATCACGTCAAAACCTTTATCGATGGTGGTGCTTTATGATGCAGATGCGGAGAAATCCACGCTGTTTATGGAGCAATGGTCGCGTGAGTTGGGAATACAGGATTACCAGATGGTAGGTGTGACTGTAGATACCAAAAAACAACCGGTGCAGGATCAGCTGCTGGTGAGTATGAAGAGTATCCAATGGGCTGGTGGCCTTGCAGATCCTGCGTTGAAAGAATTGCTGGATCGTCATTTTGATCTCCAGATCAATCTGTTTGAAAAAAGGGATGATTTGAAATCATACGTTGCCATGGCTCTGCATTCTGGAATCACGGCAGGACTGGCATCATTACCAGAAGATCATTATGATCTTGCGATTGACGTGAAACCTAGCCAGAAGGAATTATTTATTAAAGAATTGAACAAATACCTAAATATCATAACAAAGTAG
- the dapA gene encoding 4-hydroxy-tetrahydrodipicolinate synthase, producing MQELIGTGVALITPFHTDGTVDHTALEKLVDFQVENGIDYLVVMGTTGENVTLTAEEKQAVIATVKKANNKRLPLVIGIGGNDTRVVVEQIKNTDLTDFAAILSVSPAYNKPSQEGIYQHFKAVAQATDKPIIVYNVPGRTASNISVNTIVRLAHDFENIVAIKEAAGDIVQAMKMIQYTPMEFLVISGDDMIALPMTLAGGAGVISVIGQAMAQDFSDMIRYALNGDVQEAYELHYKVAPSIDLIFEQGNPAGIKALLEQLGISSSQVRLPLVDADQDLKDRLKAFLESYEQN from the coding sequence ATGCAAGAATTGATAGGAACAGGAGTGGCCTTAATCACTCCATTCCATACAGATGGAACGGTTGATCATACCGCACTTGAAAAACTAGTTGATTTTCAAGTTGAAAACGGTATTGATTATTTAGTCGTCATGGGAACCACTGGCGAGAATGTGACTCTAACTGCAGAGGAGAAACAGGCCGTCATTGCTACTGTTAAAAAGGCCAACAATAAACGCTTGCCTTTAGTGATAGGAATAGGAGGTAACGATACTAGAGTAGTCGTGGAGCAAATCAAGAATACTGATTTAACTGACTTCGCTGCAATTCTTTCTGTTTCTCCAGCATATAACAAGCCTAGTCAAGAAGGTATTTATCAGCATTTCAAAGCTGTCGCTCAGGCGACGGACAAACCTATCATCGTGTACAACGTGCCAGGAAGGACCGCTTCAAATATCTCAGTCAACACGATCGTACGATTAGCGCATGATTTTGAAAACATTGTAGCCATTAAAGAAGCTGCTGGTGATATCGTGCAGGCTATGAAAATGATCCAGTACACGCCTATGGAGTTTTTGGTAATTTCTGGTGATGATATGATTGCGCTGCCCATGACGCTTGCTGGTGGTGCAGGAGTGATATCGGTTATAGGTCAGGCTATGGCTCAGGATTTTAGCGATATGATCAGATACGCCTTGAATGGCGATGTTCAGGAAGCATATGAATTACATTACAAAGTAGCGCCCAGCATCGATTTGATTTTTGAACAAGGCAATCCTGCAGGTATCAAAGCGTTATTGGAACAATTGGGAATCAGCTCCTCACAGGTGCGATTACCTTTAGTAGATGCAGATCAGGATCTTAAGGACAGGTTGAAAGCCTTTCTAGAATCCTATGAACAGAATTAA
- a CDS encoding outer membrane protein assembly factor BamD yields MKQTTVLLLIVLSLIGCSNYQKALKSTDNQLKVRVADSLIAAEKYSKAINLLEQAVPAYRGTDSAAPVALKYANALYEDRRYPESGYQFETYRKSYVSDPYREYATFMIGKSLYEMAPIYSKDQEPTQRALAKFQDYINVYPNGEYLAEANKLVDEMQFKLDKKAYEIAKNYHKRAPFSRGGYTAAIASFENFIIDHPGSEFQDDAAFYLLDSQYSYAIKSFAVLIPERLEVAKEYYDTFAARFPNSEYREQADELLEKINSYNN; encoded by the coding sequence ATGAAACAAACAACGGTTCTATTATTAATCGTCCTTTCTCTAATAGGTTGCTCTAATTATCAAAAGGCATTAAAGTCAACAGATAATCAGCTTAAGGTACGAGTAGCAGATTCTCTAATCGCTGCCGAAAAATATTCTAAGGCCATCAACTTACTGGAGCAAGCAGTTCCTGCTTACAGAGGTACAGACAGTGCAGCGCCAGTGGCTCTTAAATATGCCAATGCGTTATATGAAGACCGACGTTATCCAGAAAGCGGCTATCAATTTGAAACCTATAGAAAAAGCTACGTGTCAGATCCCTATAGAGAATATGCCACATTCATGATAGGAAAAAGCCTCTATGAAATGGCACCAATCTATTCTAAGGATCAAGAGCCTACACAACGAGCGCTTGCAAAATTCCAGGATTATATCAATGTGTATCCTAACGGAGAATACCTTGCAGAGGCTAACAAACTGGTAGATGAGATGCAATTCAAGCTGGATAAGAAAGCTTATGAAATTGCCAAGAATTATCATAAAAGAGCACCGTTTTCACGTGGTGGTTATACCGCTGCAATTGCCTCTTTTGAGAACTTCATCATCGACCATCCAGGATCTGAATTTCAGGATGATGCAGCATTTTATCTTTTGGACTCGCAATATTCCTATGCCATCAAAAGTTTTGCAGTCTTAATTCCAGAAAGACTTGAGGTTGCTAAAGAATATTATGATACCTTTGCAGCCCGTTTCCCTAACAGCGAATACAGGGAACAGGCAGACGAATTGTTGGAGAAAATCAACAGTTACAATAATTAA
- a CDS encoding DNA-directed RNA polymerase subunit omega → MDTKNLKAPNTSITYDRDLLTAPTGNMYEAISIIAKRAEQINTDIKEELIEKLEEFATYNDSLEEIFENKEQIEVSKFYERLPKPHSIAVQEWMDGKIYHRDTGVSE, encoded by the coding sequence ATGGATACTAAAAATCTTAAAGCACCCAATACGAGCATTACCTATGATAGAGACCTATTGACGGCTCCTACAGGTAATATGTATGAAGCGATTTCTATCATTGCAAAACGCGCAGAGCAAATCAATACTGACATCAAGGAAGAATTGATTGAGAAGCTGGAAGAGTTTGCTACCTACAACGATTCTCTGGAAGAAATTTTTGAGAACAAGGAGCAAATTGAGGTTTCTAAGTTCTATGAGCGTTTGCCTAAACCACATTCCATTGCGGTACAGGAATGGATGGATGGTAAGATCTACCACAGAGATACTGGAGTTTCAGAATAG
- the coaBC gene encoding bifunctional phosphopantothenoylcysteine decarboxylase/phosphopantothenate--cysteine ligase CoaBC — protein sequence MSILSGKKVLLGVTGGIAAYKTTYLTRLLVKAGVSVKVVMTPSARDFVTPLSLSTLSKNPVLSSFTNEDDENDLWNNHVELGLWADLMIIAPCTANTMSKMVNGTVDNLLLAVYTSAKCPVYFAPAMDLDMYKHPSTTQNFEKLASYGNHMIPAGDGELASGLSGKGRMAEPEEIVHFVEQQLLREQPLRGKTCLITAGPTHEAIDPVRYIGNHSTGKMGIAIAMDLASRGAEVTLIMGPTSLAGEHDSIQRIDVTSAQEMYDAVHKHISGKDYAVFSAAVSDYKPAIPAGQKIKKSSDTLTLELVKNPDILASVGAMENRPFLVGFALETENEMEHAFAKAKKKNTDLLILNSMNDEGAGFGTDTNKITMIDFTGNSQKFPVKSKQLVAKDIVDEIVKRTS from the coding sequence ATGAGTATATTGAGTGGTAAAAAGGTATTGCTAGGAGTAACTGGTGGTATCGCTGCTTACAAAACAACTTATTTGACGCGCCTGCTTGTGAAAGCAGGCGTTTCTGTTAAGGTGGTAATGACACCATCTGCCAGGGATTTTGTCACACCACTGTCCTTAAGTACGCTTTCGAAAAATCCAGTGTTGTCGTCATTTACTAATGAAGATGATGAGAATGACTTGTGGAACAATCATGTGGAACTTGGCCTTTGGGCAGACTTGATGATCATTGCGCCGTGCACGGCAAATACAATGAGCAAGATGGTCAATGGCACCGTGGACAATCTCTTGCTAGCGGTCTATACCAGCGCAAAATGTCCCGTATACTTTGCTCCGGCTATGGATCTGGACATGTACAAACATCCTTCAACCACACAGAATTTTGAGAAACTGGCTAGTTATGGCAATCACATGATTCCTGCTGGCGATGGTGAGTTGGCGAGTGGACTATCTGGAAAAGGGCGCATGGCAGAACCAGAAGAAATCGTTCATTTTGTAGAACAACAATTACTAAGGGAACAGCCGTTGCGCGGTAAAACCTGCCTCATCACCGCTGGACCTACCCATGAAGCGATTGATCCCGTAAGATACATAGGCAATCACAGTACCGGTAAAATGGGCATTGCCATAGCTATGGATCTAGCCAGCCGTGGTGCGGAAGTAACTTTAATTATGGGCCCAACCTCGCTAGCCGGTGAACATGATTCGATCCAGCGCATCGATGTGACCAGCGCTCAGGAAATGTATGATGCCGTGCATAAACATATTTCAGGTAAGGATTATGCGGTTTTTAGTGCTGCTGTTTCGGATTATAAACCAGCCATTCCAGCGGGTCAGAAAATAAAAAAGAGTTCTGATACGTTAACTTTGGAACTGGTCAAAAATCCCGATATTTTAGCGAGTGTAGGAGCAATGGAGAATCGTCCGTTTTTGGTAGGATTTGCTCTGGAGACAGAGAATGAAATGGAGCACGCTTTCGCGAAAGCGAAAAAGAAAAACACCGATTTGCTCATTTTAAACTCCATGAACGATGAAGGTGCTGGATTTGGGACGGATACTAACAAAATAACCATGATCGATTTCACTGGAAATTCACAGAAATTTCCAGTGAAATCGAAACAATTGGTAGCTAAAGATATTGTCGATGAAATTGTCAAACGTACTTCATAG
- a CDS encoding DUF4835 family protein, with protein MKLSNVLHRTFAFLVLIVGFAANAQEFNMTVQVNAQNIAQPDRTIFRTLENSLQEFINNTKWTDREVAEEERIDGALIFVVSNFDNNRFQGNFQLSVSRPVYNSTYTSTIFNYKDNDISFEYIENAPLFYNANQFESNLNSLITFYVYTILGIHADTFELKGGQQFHEQAQDIVNLAQSSRNIGWNPGDGNGRVSRYRLNSDLLSDTFKEYREVMYDYHLNGLDQFALNAKETKQNLQAYILKFEAMNQRRPNSLLQRTFFDAKSDEIKDIYSDGPAVNIAELKESLQKLAPNQNTKWRAIKV; from the coding sequence ATGAAATTGTCAAACGTACTTCATAGAACATTTGCTTTTTTGGTGCTCATTGTTGGCTTTGCCGCAAATGCCCAAGAATTTAATATGACGGTCCAGGTCAATGCTCAAAACATTGCGCAACCGGACCGAACGATTTTTAGAACCTTAGAAAATTCCCTGCAGGAATTTATCAATAATACTAAGTGGACCGACCGTGAGGTGGCAGAAGAAGAGCGCATCGATGGTGCTCTTATTTTTGTGGTGAGTAATTTTGACAACAATAGGTTCCAAGGCAATTTCCAGTTGTCAGTATCGAGACCGGTTTATAATTCTACCTATACATCTACCATTTTTAATTATAAGGATAACGACATAAGCTTTGAATACATCGAGAACGCGCCGTTGTTCTACAACGCAAATCAGTTTGAGAGCAACCTGAATAGCTTAATCACTTTCTACGTATACACAATTTTGGGAATTCATGCAGATACGTTTGAGCTCAAAGGTGGCCAGCAATTTCATGAACAGGCACAGGATATCGTCAACCTTGCCCAATCTTCGCGTAATATAGGTTGGAATCCTGGTGATGGAAACGGTCGTGTTTCCAGATACCGTTTGAATAGCGACTTGTTATCTGATACCTTCAAAGAGTATCGTGAGGTGATGTACGACTACCATTTGAATGGGTTGGATCAATTTGCGCTTAATGCAAAGGAGACAAAGCAAAACCTTCAAGCCTATATACTAAAGTTTGAAGCAATGAATCAACGTAGGCCTAATAGTTTATTGCAACGTACTTTCTTTGATGCAAAGTCAGACGAGATCAAGGATATTTATAGTGATGGACCAGCGGTAAACATCGCAGAGCTTAAGGAATCCCTCCAAAAATTAGCACCTAATCAGAATACAAAATGGCGCGCGATTAAAGTGTAA